In Blautia wexlerae DSM 19850, a single window of DNA contains:
- the cysS gene encoding cysteine--tRNA ligase, with the protein MKLFNTLTRRKEEFVPLEEGKVRMYVCGPTVYNLIHIGNARPMIIFDTVRRYMEYKGYEVNYVSNFTDVDDKIIKKAIEEGVSAQEISERYIAECKKDMDGMNVKPATTNPQATQEIDGMISMIRTLVDKGYAYPAADGTVYFRVKKFKEYGKLSHKNLDDLQSGFRSLQVSGEDQKEDPLDFVLWKPKKEGEPSWPSPWCDGRPGWHIECSVMAKKYLGDEIDIHAGGEDLIFPHHENEIAQSECCNDKIFAKYWMHNAFLNIDNRKMSKSLGNFRTVREISEQYDLQVLRFFMLNAHYRSPLNFSADLMEAAKNALERITDAAANLKDRKAAAQTETATDAEKELLAQAQEFVKKFEEAMDDDFNTADALAAIFELVKFANTNVSEASSAEFAGALLDTMVKLCDVLGLKAVKTEEILDKEIEDLIAERQEARKAKNFARADEIRDELLAKGIILKDTREGVKWKRA; encoded by the coding sequence ATGAAACTTTTTAACACACTGACACGTAGAAAAGAAGAATTCGTACCTCTTGAAGAGGGAAAAGTTCGTATGTATGTCTGCGGTCCGACTGTATACAACCTGATTCATATCGGAAATGCACGTCCGATGATCATCTTCGATACCGTACGCCGATATATGGAATACAAAGGATATGAAGTAAACTATGTTTCCAATTTTACAGACGTAGATGACAAGATCATCAAGAAAGCAATCGAAGAGGGCGTAAGCGCACAGGAAATTTCCGAGCGATATATTGCAGAGTGTAAGAAAGATATGGATGGCATGAATGTAAAACCTGCCACAACCAATCCACAGGCAACACAGGAAATCGACGGAATGATCAGTATGATCCGGACTCTGGTTGATAAGGGATATGCTTATCCGGCAGCAGACGGTACTGTTTATTTCAGAGTTAAGAAGTTCAAAGAATATGGCAAACTTTCGCACAAGAACCTGGATGATCTGCAGTCCGGCTTCCGTTCTCTGCAGGTATCCGGTGAAGACCAGAAAGAAGATCCACTGGATTTTGTTCTCTGGAAACCGAAGAAAGAGGGAGAACCATCCTGGCCTTCACCATGGTGTGACGGACGTCCGGGATGGCATATTGAGTGTTCTGTTATGGCGAAAAAATATCTTGGTGATGAGATTGATATCCATGCAGGCGGAGAAGACCTGATCTTTCCTCACCATGAGAACGAGATTGCACAGAGTGAATGCTGCAACGACAAAATCTTTGCAAAATACTGGATGCACAATGCATTCTTAAATATTGATAATAGAAAAATGTCCAAGTCTCTTGGAAACTTCCGTACTGTTCGTGAAATCAGTGAACAGTATGACCTGCAGGTGCTTCGTTTCTTCATGCTGAACGCACATTACAGAAGTCCGCTGAATTTCAGCGCAGATCTGATGGAAGCTGCAAAGAATGCATTAGAGCGTATCACAGATGCAGCAGCAAACTTAAAGGACAGAAAAGCAGCAGCACAGACAGAAACTGCAACAGATGCAGAGAAAGAACTGCTTGCACAGGCACAGGAATTCGTAAAGAAATTTGAAGAAGCTATGGATGATGATTTCAACACAGCAGATGCACTGGCAGCAATTTTTGAACTGGTTAAATTTGCAAATACAAATGTATCAGAGGCAAGTTCCGCAGAATTTGCAGGAGCACTTCTTGACACAATGGTGAAATTATGCGATGTACTTGGTCTGAAGGCTGTGAAAACAGAAGAAATCCTTGATAAAGAAATCGAAGACCTGATCGCAGAGCGTCAGGAAGCAAGAAAAGCAAAGAATTTCGCAAGAGCAGATGAGATCAGAGATGAGCTTCTGGCTAAGGGAATCATCCTTAAGGATACCCGCGAGGGAGTAAAATGGAAGCGAGCTTGA
- a CDS encoding Mini-ribonuclease 3: MSETNGLNEESLSSLKGLLNQVFHLEDKDLRTYSPLTLAYIGDGVYELVIRTILVKKGNCPVNQLHRKASSLVKAGTQSSMMEVIEPMLTEEEHSVYRRGRNAHSPTMAKHATMADYRRATGFEALMGYLYLKDDFSRIIELVRAGIGEDKI; encoded by the coding sequence ATGAGTGAGACAAACGGGCTTAATGAAGAGAGTTTAAGTAGTTTGAAAGGTTTGCTTAATCAGGTATTTCATTTGGAGGATAAAGACTTACGAACCTATTCTCCGCTGACATTGGCGTATATCGGAGATGGCGTCTATGAACTGGTGATCCGCACGATCCTTGTAAAAAAAGGCAACTGTCCGGTAAACCAGCTTCACAGAAAAGCCAGCAGTCTGGTTAAGGCAGGAACTCAGTCTTCCATGATGGAAGTGATTGAGCCCATGCTTACAGAGGAGGAACACAGCGTTTACAGAAGAGGAAGGAATGCTCATTCTCCTACAATGGCCAAACATGCAACTATGGCAGACTACCGCAGGGCAACAGGGTTTGAAGCTCTGATGGGCTATTTATATTTAAAAGATGATTTCAGCAGGATCATAGAACTGGTCCGTGCAGGGATCGGAGAGGATAAGATATGA
- the rlmB gene encoding 23S rRNA (guanosine(2251)-2'-O)-methyltransferase RlmB, translated as MSEQIEGRNAVLEAFRSGKCVDKLFILDGCQDGPVRTIAREARKKDTIINYVAKERLDQLSETGAHQGVIAQVAAYEYASVEDILAKAKEKGEDPFIFILDNIEDPHNLGAIIRTANLAGAHGVIIPKRRAVGLTSTVAKTSAGALNYTPVAKVTNLGHTIDELKEQGMWFVCADMGGETMYNLNLTGPIGVVIGNEGEGVSRLIREKCDFVASIPMKGDIDSLNASVAAGVLGYEIVRQRLQKK; from the coding sequence ATGAGTGAACAGATAGAAGGACGCAATGCGGTTTTGGAAGCCTTTCGTTCCGGCAAATGTGTAGATAAGCTTTTTATCCTGGACGGATGCCAGGACGGACCGGTCCGCACTATTGCCAGAGAGGCAAGAAAAAAAGATACGATTATTAACTATGTGGCAAAAGAACGTCTGGATCAGTTAAGCGAGACAGGCGCACATCAGGGCGTGATCGCTCAGGTGGCAGCCTATGAATATGCAAGTGTAGAAGATATTCTTGCGAAGGCAAAGGAAAAAGGAGAAGATCCCTTTATCTTTATCCTGGATAATATTGAGGATCCTCATAATCTTGGTGCGATCATCCGTACAGCAAACCTTGCAGGTGCACATGGGGTGATTATTCCCAAGAGAAGAGCAGTTGGACTGACTTCCACAGTTGCCAAGACTTCAGCAGGTGCATTAAACTATACACCTGTTGCAAAGGTTACCAATCTGGGACATACCATCGATGAACTGAAAGAACAGGGCATGTGGTTTGTATGTGCAGATATGGGCGGTGAAACCATGTACAATCTTAACCTGACAGGTCCGATCGGCGTAGTGATCGGCAATGAAGGTGAAGGTGTAAGCAGACTGATCCGTGAGAAGTGTGATTTCGTGGCATCTATTCCTATGAAGGGTGACATTGATTCCCTCAATGCATCTGTGGCAGCCGGAGTACTTGGATATGAGATTGTACGTCAGAGACTGCAGAAGAAGTAA
- the sigH gene encoding RNA polymerase sporulation sigma factor SigH, which translates to MKQYDGIKDEELISRFKNGESEILDYLMEKYKNMVRKKARTMFLIGGENDDLIQEGMIGLFKAVRDYQPDRDAAFQTFASICVDRQIYNAIQSSNRQKHQPLNSYISLSEQDGENEEHLGDNWGENPESIIIDQENVQDLEQEITATLSPMENQVLEYYLAGNGYGEIARIMGKTPKSIDNALQRIRIKIREQLEQYQK; encoded by the coding sequence ATGAAACAGTATGACGGAATTAAAGATGAAGAATTAATTTCCCGTTTCAAAAACGGGGAATCAGAAATCCTCGACTATCTGATGGAAAAATACAAGAACATGGTCCGCAAGAAAGCAAGGACCATGTTCCTGATAGGCGGGGAGAACGATGACCTGATACAGGAAGGCATGATCGGACTGTTTAAGGCAGTCCGCGATTACCAGCCGGACAGGGATGCTGCATTCCAGACCTTTGCCAGTATATGTGTGGACAGACAGATCTACAACGCCATCCAGAGTTCCAACAGGCAGAAGCACCAGCCACTGAATTCCTATATTTCCCTCAGCGAACAGGATGGGGAAAATGAAGAACATCTTGGAGATAACTGGGGAGAGAACCCGGAGTCTATCATTATTGACCAGGAGAATGTCCAGGATCTGGAGCAGGAGATAACAGCAACGTTAAGTCCAATGGAGAACCAGGTTCTTGAATATTATCTGGCAGGAAACGGATACGGAGAGATTGCCCGGATCATGGGAAAAACACCCAAGTCCATAGATAATGCATTACAGCGTATCCGAATCAAGATCAGAGAGCAGTTGGAGCAATATCAAAAATAG
- a CDS encoding glutamine--tRNA ligase/YqeY domain fusion protein, producing the protein MENETVSKNFIENIIDKDLAEGVYDTVHTRFPPEPNGYLHIGHAKSILLNYGLAQEYNGKFNMRFDDTNPTKEKSEFVESIKADIKWLGADWEDRLFFASDYFGQMYEAAVKLIQKGKAYVCDLTADQIREYRGTLTEPGKESPYRNRSVEENLQLFEEMKEGKYADGEKVLRAKIDMASPNMNMRDPVIYRVAHMTHHRTGDTWCIYPMYDFAHPIEDAIEGITHSICTLEFEDHRPLYDWVVKELEYPQPPKQIEFAKLYLTNVVTGKRYIKKLVEEGIVDGWDDPRLVSIAALRRRGFTPESIKMFVELCGVSKANSSVDYAMLEYCIREDLKLKRPRLMAVLDPIKLVIDNYPEGEVEYLEAPNNMENEKLGTRKIPFGREIYIEREDFMVDPPKKYKRMFPGTEVRLMNAYFVTCTGYEADEDGTVRVVHCTYDPATKGGNAPDGRKVKGTIHWVEASQAGKAEIRLYENIVDEEKGVYNKEDGSLNVNPNSLTKVTAYVEPALMEAKGYDSFQFVRTGFFCADIHDSKKGAPVFNRIVSLKSSFKLPKA; encoded by the coding sequence ATGGAGAACGAAACAGTTTCCAAAAATTTTATTGAGAATATCATTGATAAAGATTTAGCAGAGGGTGTTTATGACACCGTGCATACGCGTTTCCCGCCGGAACCGAATGGATATCTTCATATCGGTCATGCGAAATCTATTCTTTTAAACTATGGTCTTGCACAGGAATATAACGGCAAGTTCAACATGCGTTTTGATGATACAAACCCGACCAAAGAAAAGAGTGAGTTTGTAGAATCCATCAAGGCAGATATCAAATGGCTTGGTGCAGACTGGGAAGACAGACTGTTTTTTGCATCTGACTATTTCGGACAGATGTATGAAGCTGCTGTAAAGCTGATCCAGAAAGGCAAAGCCTATGTATGTGACCTGACAGCAGATCAGATCCGTGAATATCGTGGAACTCTTACAGAGCCGGGTAAAGAAAGTCCATACAGAAACAGAAGCGTAGAAGAGAACCTGCAGCTTTTTGAAGAGATGAAAGAAGGCAAATATGCAGACGGAGAGAAAGTGCTTCGTGCCAAGATCGATATGGCATCTCCGAACATGAATATGCGCGACCCGGTTATCTATCGTGTTGCTCATATGACTCACCACAGAACAGGTGATACATGGTGCATCTATCCAATGTATGATTTCGCCCATCCCATCGAGGATGCGATTGAGGGAATCACACATTCCATCTGTACTCTGGAGTTTGAGGATCACAGACCACTGTATGACTGGGTTGTAAAAGAATTGGAATACCCACAGCCACCGAAGCAGATTGAGTTTGCAAAACTGTATCTGACAAATGTAGTTACAGGTAAACGTTATATCAAGAAATTGGTAGAGGAAGGCATCGTAGACGGATGGGATGATCCGCGTCTGGTTTCCATCGCAGCACTGCGCCGCCGTGGATTTACACCGGAATCTATCAAAATGTTTGTAGAACTCTGCGGTGTATCCAAAGCAAACAGCTCTGTTGACTATGCAATGCTTGAATACTGCATCCGTGAGGATCTGAAACTGAAACGTCCACGTCTGATGGCTGTTCTTGATCCGATCAAGCTTGTGATCGATAATTATCCGGAAGGCGAAGTAGAATATCTGGAAGCTCCGAATAATATGGAGAATGAAAAACTGGGAACCCGTAAAATACCGTTTGGCAGAGAAATCTATATTGAGAGAGAAGACTTCATGGTAGATCCGCCTAAGAAATATAAGAGAATGTTCCCGGGTACAGAGGTTCGTCTTATGAACGCATATTTTGTAACCTGTACAGGATATGAAGCTGATGAAGATGGAACTGTACGTGTTGTACACTGTACTTATGATCCTGCAACAAAGGGTGGCAATGCGCCGGATGGCAGAAAAGTAAAAGGAACCATTCACTGGGTAGAAGCAAGTCAGGCAGGAAAAGCAGAAATACGTCTCTATGAGAATATCGTAGACGAGGAGAAGGGTGTATACAACAAAGAAGATGGTTCTCTGAATGTAAATCCGAACTCTCTGACAAAAGTTACTGCATATGTAGAACCAGCACTTATGGAAGCAAAAGGCTATGACAGCTTCCAGTTCGTAAGAACAGGATTTTTCTGTGCAGATATCCATGATTCTAAAAAGGGTGCACCGGTATTCAACCGTATCGTGTCTCTGAAGAGCTCATTTAAACTTCCGAAAGCATAA
- a CDS encoding Maf family protein, whose protein sequence is MRKIILASASPRRKELLERAGVDFEVLPASGDENRISDNPGEAVKQLASDKAASVIRTMKDSADGTIVIGSDTVVVFENVILGKPHDTEDAVNTLKKLQADTHQVYTGVSVWEKKEKVWTEHTFYESTDVTFYPVSDEEIREYVATGEPMDKAGSYGIQGLFGIYVKGICGDYNNVVGLPVARLFYEMKKSGIDLRG, encoded by the coding sequence ATGAGAAAAATTATTTTGGCGTCTGCTTCACCCAGACGAAAAGAACTGTTGGAACGGGCTGGCGTGGATTTTGAAGTACTGCCTGCATCAGGCGATGAGAACCGTATCTCAGACAATCCGGGAGAGGCAGTAAAACAGCTAGCTTCGGATAAAGCAGCTTCTGTTATCCGCACTATGAAAGATAGTGCCGACGGAACAATTGTGATCGGATCTGACACAGTGGTAGTGTTTGAGAATGTGATCCTTGGCAAACCTCATGATACAGAGGATGCAGTGAATACATTAAAGAAACTTCAGGCTGATACTCATCAGGTATATACAGGCGTTTCTGTATGGGAAAAGAAAGAAAAAGTCTGGACAGAACATACTTTTTATGAAAGTACAGATGTGACTTTTTATCCGGTTTCAGATGAGGAGATCAGAGAGTATGTTGCTACAGGAGAGCCTATGGATAAGGCCGGAAGCTATGGCATCCAGGGACTTTTCGGAATTTATGTAAAGGGGATCTGCGGAGATTACAATAATGTGGTAGGACTCCCGGTGGCCAGATTATTTTATGAAATGAAGAAATCAGGAATTGATTTAAGAGGATGA
- a CDS encoding HAD family hydrolase: MIKACIFDLDGTLADTLDSMAYVTNIIMEKFGLKTLPVDNFRYYSGEGANMLIRRALKDAGDPELAHYDEGQKLYREMFEADPMYKVVPYKGMPETLKKLKEHGMKLAVCSNKPHPAAVKVIAQLFDGEFDMVVGQSEAIRRKPAPDGPLMVAEKFGVKPEECMYVGDTSTDMKTGKAAGMYTVGALWGFRDRKELNENGADLVAEKPTDLVKICEEHGND; the protein is encoded by the coding sequence ATGATTAAAGCATGTATATTTGATTTGGATGGAACACTGGCTGATACGCTGGATTCCATGGCTTATGTGACTAATATTATTATGGAAAAATTCGGGTTGAAAACACTTCCGGTGGATAATTTCAGATATTACAGCGGAGAAGGGGCAAATATGCTGATCCGCCGCGCACTTAAGGATGCGGGGGATCCGGAACTTGCGCATTATGATGAGGGACAGAAGCTTTACCGGGAAATGTTTGAAGCAGATCCGATGTATAAAGTAGTTCCCTATAAGGGAATGCCGGAAACCTTAAAGAAATTGAAGGAACATGGAATGAAGCTGGCAGTTTGTTCAAATAAACCTCATCCTGCAGCTGTGAAAGTAATTGCGCAGCTTTTTGACGGGGAATTTGATATGGTAGTCGGTCAGAGTGAAGCAATCCGCAGGAAACCGGCACCTGATGGTCCGCTTATGGTTGCGGAGAAATTTGGTGTAAAACCGGAAGAATGTATGTATGTGGGAGATACAAGTACAGATATGAAGACCGGTAAAGCAGCAGGAATGTATACAGTAGGTGCGCTATGGGGCTTTCGTGACCGAAAAGAACTGAATGAGAATGGAGCAGATCTTGTCGCTGAGAAACCGACAGATCTGGTAAAGATTTGCGAGGAACATGGAAATGATTAA
- a CDS encoding HAD family hydrolase: protein MEMIKLVASDLDGTLLLHKAQSLPEEIFSLIRQLEELGIMFVAASGRQYPNMTKLFAPVASEISYISENGALAVDHGEVLYQDSFDRKLAGEIISAILEKKDAEFTCSAKDYHYLMPKTKRFHDHMLYEVKNECRFVNSMEEMTAPIMKLAVFEPAGLTEESVKYWMDRFGKECVVVTSGNEWIDFIPFGTNKAKGIREYQKRYHISPEECIAFGDEYNDIEMLKAVKYGFAMEHSKEGVRAATSYMTKQVEPVLEKLIRAKGKIEEVI, encoded by the coding sequence ATGGAAATGATTAAGCTGGTTGCAAGTGATCTGGATGGGACGTTACTTTTACATAAGGCACAGTCTCTGCCTGAAGAAATTTTTTCGCTGATCAGGCAGTTAGAGGAACTGGGGATTATGTTTGTGGCAGCCAGTGGAAGACAATATCCGAATATGACAAAGCTGTTTGCGCCTGTTGCTTCAGAGATTTCCTATATTTCGGAGAATGGTGCACTGGCAGTGGATCATGGAGAGGTACTGTATCAGGATTCTTTTGACAGAAAGCTGGCAGGGGAGATTATTTCTGCAATCCTGGAAAAGAAGGATGCCGAGTTTACCTGTTCTGCAAAGGATTACCACTATCTGATGCCGAAGACAAAGAGATTTCATGACCATATGTTATATGAAGTAAAAAATGAATGCAGATTTGTAAACAGCATGGAAGAGATGACGGCTCCTATCATGAAGCTGGCTGTGTTTGAACCGGCCGGCCTTACAGAAGAATCTGTGAAATACTGGATGGACAGATTTGGAAAAGAATGTGTTGTTGTCACTTCGGGAAATGAGTGGATTGATTTTATTCCTTTTGGAACAAACAAGGCAAAAGGAATCAGAGAATATCAGAAAAGATATCATATTTCGCCGGAAGAATGTATTGCGTTCGGAGACGAATATAATGATATAGAGATGCTTAAAGCGGTAAAATATGGCTTTGCCATGGAGCATTCCAAGGAGGGGGTACGGGCAGCTACGTCCTATATGACAAAACAGGTTGAACCGGTCCTTGAGAAGCTGATCCGGGCAAAGGGAAAGATTGAGGAGGTTATTTAA
- a CDS encoding glyoxalase yields the protein MFTEECINTFLENQEQLFPQAVAESYEAAEAFLEDCMAQVVDSIEEVREYLEESGADVEGMSDEELEDASEVFALPDGKYLIVEG from the coding sequence TTGTTTACAGAAGAATGTATTAATACGTTTCTTGAAAATCAGGAGCAGCTTTTTCCACAGGCGGTAGCAGAATCATATGAAGCAGCGGAAGCATTCCTTGAGGATTGCATGGCGCAGGTTGTGGATTCTATTGAAGAAGTGAGAGAATATCTGGAAGAGTCAGGCGCTGATGTGGAAGGAATGTCAGATGAAGAACTGGAAGATGCAAGTGAAGTATTTGCTCTGCCGGATGGAAAATATCTGATAGTAGAAGGATAA
- the htpG gene encoding molecular chaperone HtpG, translating into MAVKHGNLSINSENIFPIIKKWLYSDHDIFVRELVSNGCDAITKLKKLEVMGEYTFPEGYKPEIQVIVNPDEKTLKFIDNGIGMTADEVEKYITQIAFSGATQFLEKYKDKTTDDQMIGHFGLGFYSAFMVADEVHIDTLSYTEGAQPVHWSCDGGTEYDIQEGNKNTIGTEITLFLNEDCLEFANEYRMREILEKYCSFMPVHIYLSKANAPQEYETIDESELRDDDVVVEHIHEEAKTEEKENDKGEKEVVEISPAKDKVKINKRPVSISDINPLWMKHPNECTDDEYKEFYRKVFMDYKEPLFWIHLNMDYPFNLKGILYFPKINTEYDSIEGTIKLYNNQVFIADNIKEVIPEFLLLLKGVIDCPDLPLNVSRSALQNDGFVQKISEYISKKVADKLTGMCKTDRESYEKYWDDISPFIKYGCIKDAKFAEKMGDYVLFKNLDGKYLTLKDCIEENKKETEETEAQTEEKKEDAAESENKDNAEAKEPEKTVIFYVTDEVQQSQYINMFKEAGKDAVILKHNIDSAFISSLEQKHQEVQFKRIDADLTEEMKGEGTADEATVKALTELFRKSLNKDKLEVHVENLKNENVSAMMTLSEESRRMQDMMKMYNMYGMDPNMFGGQETLVLNANHPLVKYLAENQESDKAPLICEQLYDLAMMSHKQLSPDEMTRFVQRSNEILLMVAK; encoded by the coding sequence ATGGCTGTAAAACATGGAAATTTATCAATTAACAGTGAAAATATTTTCCCAATCATCAAGAAATGGTTATATTCCGATCATGATATTTTTGTAAGAGAGCTGGTCTCCAACGGATGCGATGCGATCACTAAACTGAAAAAACTGGAAGTAATGGGAGAATATACTTTTCCGGAAGGATACAAACCGGAGATTCAGGTAATTGTTAATCCTGATGAGAAAACTCTGAAATTCATCGATAATGGTATTGGCATGACTGCTGATGAAGTAGAGAAATACATTACCCAGATTGCTTTTTCAGGTGCAACTCAGTTTCTTGAGAAATATAAAGACAAAACTACAGATGATCAGATGATTGGTCATTTTGGACTTGGATTTTATTCTGCATTTATGGTAGCGGATGAAGTGCATATTGATACACTTTCCTATACAGAAGGTGCACAGCCTGTACACTGGTCCTGCGATGGCGGAACAGAATATGATATCCAGGAAGGTAACAAGAATACGATTGGTACAGAAATCACCCTGTTCCTGAATGAAGACTGCCTGGAATTTGCAAATGAGTACCGTATGCGTGAGATTCTTGAGAAATACTGTTCCTTCATGCCGGTTCATATTTACCTTTCCAAAGCAAATGCACCTCAGGAATATGAGACAATTGATGAATCTGAGTTAAGAGACGATGATGTAGTTGTTGAACATATTCATGAGGAAGCAAAGACAGAAGAAAAAGAAAATGATAAAGGTGAAAAGGAAGTTGTTGAAATTTCTCCTGCAAAGGATAAAGTAAAGATCAATAAACGTCCGGTTTCCATCAGTGATATTAATCCGCTCTGGATGAAGCATCCAAATGAATGTACAGATGATGAATACAAGGAATTCTACCGCAAGGTGTTTATGGATTATAAGGAACCGTTATTCTGGATACATCTGAATATGGATTATCCGTTTAATTTAAAAGGTATCCTGTACTTCCCGAAGATCAATACAGAGTATGATTCCATTGAAGGAACAATCAAACTTTATAACAATCAGGTATTTATCGCAGATAATATCAAGGAAGTAATTCCTGAATTCCTGCTTCTTCTGAAAGGTGTGATTGATTGTCCGGATCTTCCATTGAACGTGTCACGAAGCGCATTGCAGAATGACGGATTTGTACAGAAGATTTCTGAATACATTTCCAAAAAAGTGGCAGATAAGCTTACCGGAATGTGCAAGACTGACAGAGAATCTTATGAGAAATACTGGGATGATATCAGCCCGTTTATTAAATATGGCTGTATTAAAGATGCTAAGTTTGCAGAGAAAATGGGAGATTATGTACTCTTTAAGAATCTTGATGGCAAATATCTCACATTAAAGGACTGCATTGAAGAGAATAAAAAAGAAACAGAAGAAACTGAGGCTCAGACAGAAGAAAAGAAAGAAGATGCAGCAGAGTCTGAAAACAAAGACAATGCGGAAGCGAAAGAACCTGAGAAGACAGTAATTTTCTATGTAACTGATGAAGTTCAGCAGAGTCAGTATATCAATATGTTTAAGGAAGCAGGAAAAGATGCCGTTATCCTGAAGCATAATATTGACAGTGCATTTATTTCCAGTCTTGAGCAGAAACATCAGGAAGTACAGTTTAAGCGTATTGATGCTGATCTGACCGAAGAAATGAAGGGTGAGGGTACTGCCGATGAAGCAACTGTCAAAGCACTGACAGAACTTTTCCGCAAGAGCCTTAATAAAGATAAACTGGAAGTACATGTTGAGAATCTGAAAAATGAAAATGTATCAGCAATGATGACTCTTTCCGAAGAGAGCCGCCGTATGCAGGATATGATGAAGATGTATAATATGTATGGAATGGATCCGAATATGTTTGGCGGACAGGAAACACTGGTTCTGAATGCGAATCATCCATTGGTTAAATATCTGGCAGAGAATCAGGAATCTGACAAGGCTCCGCTTATCTGTGAACAGTTGTATGACCTTGCGATGATGAGCCATAAACAGCTTTCACCGGACGAAATGACCAGATTTGTTCAGAGAAGCAATGAAATTTTGCTGATGGTTGCAAAATAA
- a CDS encoding sporulation initiation factor Spo0A C-terminal domain-containing protein — MSAVYGVIRKLGATSKYKGYYYVVDAVEMAQKIYERPVKVTKDIYPVIARKYKSTPSNVEHNIRTLVNLCWMNHKDTLEEMAGCTMADKPTNSEFIDILVYYLRYSDKD; from the coding sequence ATGAGTGCAGTTTATGGAGTTATTAGAAAATTGGGTGCAACATCAAAGTATAAAGGATATTATTATGTTGTGGATGCAGTAGAAATGGCACAGAAAATTTATGAGCGACCGGTAAAAGTCACCAAAGATATTTATCCGGTCATTGCAAGAAAATATAAATCAACGCCGTCTAATGTAGAACACAACATAAGAACACTGGTAAACTTATGTTGGATGAATCATAAGGATACACTGGAAGAAATGGCAGGGTGTACAATGGCAGATAAACCGACGAACAGTGAGTTTATAGATATTCTGGTCTATTATCTGCGTTATTCGGATAAAGACTGA
- a CDS encoding DUF5721 family protein, with the protein MLALKITDVKDFMNKLLIGEVFDRFSLVEASVTTFNTFTINGKLHYDFFDTDTKAAFEENSTEYSLWHDVKPYCFSIIRGRRTPLNFRIVFELSHDQTQSLLKNEQHIADIPVQSFYLNIRYKNQSLLCTTGVSYTSFSPDKRLEHLWDDSMTVFLSSHHIPCEKL; encoded by the coding sequence ATGCTTGCTTTAAAAATTACTGATGTAAAAGATTTTATGAATAAACTCCTGATCGGTGAGGTATTTGACCGTTTTTCTCTTGTCGAGGCATCTGTGACAACCTTCAACACTTTTACCATAAACGGAAAACTTCATTACGATTTCTTTGATACTGACACAAAGGCTGCTTTTGAGGAGAATTCCACAGAATATTCCCTCTGGCATGATGTAAAACCTTATTGTTTTTCTATCATACGCGGCAGACGCACACCTTTGAATTTCAGGATTGTATTTGAACTTTCTCATGATCAGACACAGTCGTTGTTAAAAAATGAACAGCATATTGCAGATATTCCTGTGCAAAGCTTTTATCTGAATATCCGGTACAAGAACCAGTCCCTTTTATGTACAACAGGTGTTTCTTATACTTCATTCAGTCCGGATAAACGTCTGGAACATCTCTGGGATGATTCCATGACTGTTTTTCTCTCCAGTCATCACATTCCCTGTGAGAAATTATGA